A portion of the Actomonas aquatica genome contains these proteins:
- the pgk gene encoding phosphoglycerate kinase codes for MSAFKSIRDLDLSGKRVLIRVDFNVPQDKATGEITNNQRIVAALPTVQYALDNGASVVLMSHLGRPNGQANPKFTLKPVADELAKLLGREVQFAADCVGAEVEAQAAALQPGQVLLLENLRFHIEEEGKAKDADGNKVKADPAAVEAFRASLTKMGEVYVNDAFGTAHRAHSSMVGVALAEKAAGFLMEKELNAFNKVLENPEKPLLAILGGAKIADKIPLITNLLEKADKIIIGGGMSYTFKKKVNGMAIGDSLYDEKGAEIVEELSAKAKEKGVELIFPVDYVCADSFSPDANTQPADDASGIPDGWMGLDAGPKSIELYKAAILSSKTIIWNGPAGVFEFEKFAGATKAQAEAVAEATANGAISVVGGGDTATAAKKFGVADKVSHCSTGGGASLEFLEGKTLPGVAFLSS; via the coding sequence ATGTCCGCCTTTAAATCCATTCGCGATCTCGACCTTTCCGGCAAACGCGTGCTCATCCGCGTCGATTTTAACGTCCCGCAAGACAAGGCCACTGGTGAGATCACCAACAACCAGCGTATCGTGGCCGCGCTCCCGACCGTCCAATACGCCCTCGATAACGGCGCTTCGGTGGTCCTCATGAGCCATCTCGGTCGCCCGAATGGTCAGGCGAACCCGAAGTTCACCCTCAAGCCCGTCGCCGACGAGTTGGCCAAGCTGCTCGGCCGCGAGGTCCAGTTTGCCGCCGATTGTGTCGGTGCCGAGGTCGAGGCCCAGGCGGCCGCCCTCCAGCCCGGCCAAGTGCTGCTGCTTGAGAACCTGCGCTTCCACATCGAGGAAGAAGGCAAGGCCAAGGACGCCGATGGCAACAAGGTCAAAGCCGATCCCGCCGCCGTCGAAGCCTTCCGCGCCAGCCTCACCAAGATGGGCGAGGTCTACGTCAACGACGCCTTCGGCACCGCCCACCGCGCCCACTCCTCCATGGTCGGTGTGGCCCTGGCCGAAAAGGCCGCCGGCTTCCTGATGGAGAAGGAACTCAACGCCTTCAACAAGGTGCTCGAGAACCCTGAGAAGCCGCTCCTCGCCATCCTCGGTGGCGCCAAGATCGCCGACAAGATTCCGCTCATCACCAACCTGCTGGAGAAGGCCGACAAGATCATCATCGGCGGCGGCATGTCCTACACCTTCAAGAAGAAGGTCAACGGCATGGCCATCGGTGACAGCCTCTACGATGAAAAGGGCGCCGAGATCGTCGAAGAACTCTCCGCCAAGGCCAAGGAGAAGGGCGTCGAGCTCATCTTCCCGGTCGACTACGTCTGCGCCGACAGCTTCAGCCCCGACGCCAACACGCAGCCCGCCGACGACGCCTCCGGCATCCCCGACGGCTGGATGGGCCTCGACGCCGGTCCGAAGTCGATCGAGCTCTACAAGGCCGCCATCCTCTCCTCCAAGACCATCATCTGGAACGGCCCGGCCGGTGTGTTTGAATTCGAGAAGTTCGCCGGTGCGACCAAGGCCCAGGCCGAGGCCGTTGCCGAAGCGACCGCCAACGGCGCGATCTCCGTGGTCGGCGGCGGCGACACCGCCACGGCCGCCAAGAAGTTTGGCGTGGCCGACAAGGTCTCGCACTGCTCCACCGGTGGTGGCGCGTCCCTCGAATTCCTCGAAGGCAAGACCCTCCCGGGCGTCGCGTTCCTCTCGAGCTGA
- the tpiA gene encoding triose-phosphate isomerase, producing the protein MIRKKLIAGNWKMNKTSGEAADLVKDIVAEVGRSNDVDVVVCPPFTSLESVGKALDGSSIKLGAQNMHPERSGAYTGEVSAEMLRSLFASYVILGHSERRTYFGDTDAFVNQKVTAALKAELKPILCVGETLAEREAGSTLKVVQTQLEAGLEGVTKEQATSVVIAYEPVWAIGTGKVATTEQAQEVHAFIRDLLGKLFTPAVAGKMRILYGGSMKPSNAPELLAQTDIDGGLIGGAALEARSFVDLINAAAKAN; encoded by the coding sequence ATGATCCGTAAAAAACTCATCGCCGGTAACTGGAAGATGAACAAGACCTCGGGCGAAGCCGCTGACCTCGTGAAGGACATCGTCGCCGAGGTCGGTCGCAGCAACGACGTCGACGTCGTCGTGTGCCCGCCGTTCACCTCCCTCGAGTCCGTCGGCAAGGCTCTCGATGGCTCCAGCATCAAGCTCGGCGCCCAAAACATGCACCCGGAGCGCAGCGGCGCTTACACGGGTGAAGTTTCCGCCGAGATGCTGCGCTCGCTCTTCGCCAGCTACGTCATCCTCGGTCACTCCGAGCGTCGCACCTACTTCGGCGACACCGATGCCTTCGTGAACCAGAAGGTCACCGCCGCCCTCAAGGCCGAGCTCAAGCCCATCCTCTGCGTGGGTGAGACCCTCGCCGAGCGTGAAGCCGGCTCGACCCTCAAGGTCGTGCAGACCCAGCTCGAGGCTGGCCTCGAAGGCGTTACCAAGGAGCAGGCCACCAGCGTGGTGATCGCTTACGAGCCCGTCTGGGCGATCGGCACCGGCAAGGTGGCGACCACCGAGCAAGCGCAGGAGGTGCATGCCTTCATCCGCGATCTGCTGGGCAAGCTCTTCACCCCGGCCGTGGCCGGCAAGATGCGCATCCTCTACGGTGGCTCCATGAAGCCGTCCAATGCGCCCGAGCTGCTCGCGCAGACCGACATCGACGGTGGTCTCATCGGCGGTGCGGCGCTCGAAGCCCGCAGCTTCGTCGACCTGATCAACGCCGCCGCCAAGGCGAACTGA
- a CDS encoding nitroreductase family protein: MNTTTTSSLTDLLETRRTVGRFIPDRPLPEGVVEKLIHLATRAPTAFNLQNWRFIAVESDAAKERLQAVAYGQPQVRDASVTFIVCGQTEAYRHLFARLQPAVDAGMIPSAVQQGWSDMATASHENNPQLQRDEAFRSASLAAMTLMLAANELGYASGALSGFDPAALAEAFELPAHNIPVMLVTVGHAAERNWQQKPRRPLSEVLERV; encoded by the coding sequence ATGAATACGACCACCACATCCTCCCTCACCGACCTGCTCGAAACCCGCCGCACCGTCGGTCGTTTTATCCCCGATCGCCCGCTCCCCGAAGGCGTCGTCGAAAAGCTGATACACCTCGCCACCCGCGCGCCGACCGCCTTCAACCTGCAGAACTGGCGCTTCATCGCGGTCGAGTCCGACGCCGCCAAGGAACGCCTCCAGGCCGTCGCCTACGGCCAACCGCAGGTGCGCGATGCCTCCGTCACCTTCATTGTCTGCGGTCAGACCGAAGCCTACCGTCACCTCTTCGCCCGCCTGCAACCCGCGGTCGACGCCGGCATGATTCCGTCCGCCGTCCAACAGGGCTGGTCCGACATGGCGACGGCTTCCCACGAGAACAACCCGCAGTTGCAGCGCGACGAAGCCTTCCGTTCGGCCTCGCTCGCCGCCATGACCCTCATGCTCGCCGCCAACGAACTCGGATACGCCTCCGGGGCGCTGAGTGGCTTCGATCCGGCTGCGCTGGCCGAAGCCTTTGAACTGCCGGCGCATAACATCCCGGTCATGCTGGTCACCGTCGGTCACGCCGCGGAGCGCAACTGGCAACAGAAGCCGCGCCGCCCCCTCTCCGAAGTCCTGGAGCGCGTTTGA
- a CDS encoding EamA family transporter produces MPASSSAPTVSLPLDEAGSAAAASSRRWADTALTALTPMIWGSTYLVTTEWLPPERPFTAACIRTLPAGLALLLWQGHRLPRGAWPRLLLLGILNIGLFQALLFAAAYRLPGGIAAILGATMPLLVLGLTWIFDQRRPPLLALGAGLTAVLGMAAIFAGPATSNLDPVGLLAAAGGTVCLALGTYLTGRTAAGTPAVPLLTSTGWQLTFSGLLLAPAAWWLEAPIAELQVTHIVGYTYLCLAGALLSYPLWFRGIRRLSASAVSALGLLSPLTALVLGWLVLGQAFSPTQLAGMTIVLAAIFTLQWALRPQR; encoded by the coding sequence ATGCCGGCTTCGTCCTCAGCTCCCACCGTCTCCCTGCCGCTCGACGAAGCAGGCTCGGCCGCAGCGGCATCCTCTCGCCGCTGGGCCGACACCGCCCTCACCGCGCTCACACCCATGATCTGGGGTTCCACCTACCTCGTCACCACCGAGTGGCTACCCCCGGAGCGGCCTTTCACCGCCGCCTGCATTCGCACCCTGCCTGCCGGTCTCGCCTTGCTGCTTTGGCAAGGTCATCGCCTGCCACGGGGAGCCTGGCCGCGCCTCCTCCTGCTCGGCATCCTCAACATCGGCCTCTTTCAGGCCCTGCTCTTTGCCGCCGCCTACCGCCTGCCCGGAGGCATTGCCGCCATCCTCGGCGCCACCATGCCGCTGCTGGTGCTCGGGCTCACCTGGATCTTCGACCAACGCCGTCCGCCACTGCTGGCCCTCGGAGCCGGGTTGACCGCCGTGCTCGGGATGGCCGCCATTTTCGCCGGGCCGGCGACGAGCAATCTCGATCCGGTCGGGCTGCTGGCCGCGGCTGGCGGCACGGTCTGCCTCGCGCTCGGCACCTACCTGACCGGCCGCACCGCGGCCGGAACGCCGGCGGTGCCCCTGCTCACCTCCACCGGTTGGCAACTCACCTTCTCCGGACTGCTCTTGGCACCCGCCGCGTGGTGGCTCGAGGCCCCCATCGCCGAGCTGCAGGTCACGCACATCGTCGGCTACACCTACCTCTGCCTCGCCGGCGCGCTGCTGAGCTACCCGCTCTGGTTTCGCGGCATCCGTCGACTCTCCGCCAGCGCCGTGTCCGCACTTGGGCTGCTCAGTCCGCTCACCGCGTTGGTCCTCGGTTGGCTGGTGCTGGGCCAGGCTTTCAGCCCCACCCAACTCGCCGGCATGACCATCGTGCTGGCCGCCATTTTCACCCTCCAGTGGGCCCTGCGCCCGCAACGCTAA
- a CDS encoding DoxX family protein gives MSSSTTATASAPSSLNVPATGSTFSILRQALFNTSATTAPIFLRLALAVVLFPHGAQKLLGWFGGYGLAGTMSFFTEQMGIPYVLALGAVLVEFFGPLLLLLGLATRPAALAIGAVMSVAMVTVQLQHGFFMNWYGNQAGEGIEYTLLMLGIVLALIVSGGGLFSLDRLIAARNAR, from the coding sequence ATGTCCTCCTCCACCACCGCCACGGCTTCAGCCCCCTCTTCCCTCAACGTTCCCGCCACCGGCTCGACGTTCTCGATCCTGCGTCAGGCGCTCTTCAACACCTCGGCCACCACCGCGCCGATCTTCCTCCGCCTCGCTCTCGCGGTCGTGCTCTTCCCGCACGGTGCCCAGAAGCTCCTCGGTTGGTTCGGGGGCTACGGCCTCGCCGGCACCATGAGCTTCTTCACCGAGCAGATGGGCATCCCCTACGTGCTCGCCCTCGGCGCGGTGCTCGTTGAGTTCTTCGGCCCGCTCCTCCTCCTGCTTGGCCTCGCCACCCGCCCGGCCGCGCTGGCCATCGGCGCCGTCATGAGCGTCGCCATGGTCACCGTCCAACTGCAGCACGGCTTCTTCATGAACTGGTATGGCAACCAAGCCGGTGAAGGCATCGAATACACCCTGCTGATGCTCGGCATCGTCCTCGCCCTGATCGTCTCCGGCGGCGGCCTCTTCTCCCTCGATCGCCTGATCGCCGCCCGCAACGCCCGCTAA
- a CDS encoding LysR family transcriptional regulator, with protein MKTLRTFFAVMEEGSVNRAAARLGVAQPTLSRQIQALEQEVGGSLFERGTWGVRPTDLGFKLREMMLPVLRAYDQAWAEVAAHAKGRHTQLRVGYLGMAANRFLNPALARLREEYPDIKLWLFDQTPVEQLKALRAGELDVALIGQEGAAVGDDFYRRKVSRIGVCAALPSQHPAAKRESISLEELKHDVFIGVAESSVPGRNAWVASLCAKAGFKARFVAETSEVTETFMRVVGDSAACIVPDYVEGSSPPGITFVKLNDDFATWDFYVLRQRGRGTPAIRRLVELIGEP; from the coding sequence ATGAAGACACTGCGGACCTTTTTTGCCGTGATGGAAGAGGGCAGCGTGAACCGCGCGGCCGCTCGACTGGGCGTGGCGCAGCCGACGCTGTCGCGGCAGATTCAGGCGCTGGAGCAGGAGGTGGGGGGCTCCCTTTTTGAGCGCGGCACCTGGGGCGTGCGGCCGACGGACCTGGGTTTCAAGCTACGCGAAATGATGCTGCCGGTGCTGCGGGCCTATGATCAGGCGTGGGCGGAAGTGGCGGCGCACGCGAAGGGACGGCACACGCAGTTGCGGGTGGGTTACCTCGGCATGGCGGCCAACCGTTTCCTGAATCCTGCGCTGGCGCGGCTGCGCGAGGAGTATCCCGACATCAAACTCTGGCTCTTCGACCAGACGCCGGTGGAACAGCTCAAGGCGCTGCGCGCGGGCGAGCTGGACGTCGCATTGATCGGCCAGGAAGGCGCGGCGGTGGGCGATGATTTTTATCGCCGCAAGGTCAGTCGAATCGGGGTGTGCGCAGCTTTACCGTCGCAGCATCCGGCGGCGAAGCGCGAATCGATTTCGCTGGAGGAGCTGAAGCACGATGTGTTCATCGGCGTGGCGGAGTCGTCGGTGCCGGGGCGCAATGCCTGGGTAGCTTCGCTCTGCGCGAAGGCAGGATTTAAGGCCCGGTTTGTGGCGGAGACGTCCGAGGTCACCGAGACCTTCATGCGGGTGGTGGGGGACTCGGCGGCGTGTATTGTGCCCGACTACGTGGAAGGGTCCTCGCCGCCCGGGATCACCTTCGTGAAACTCAACGACGACTTTGCGACGTGGGATTTTTATGTGCTGCGCCAGCGCGGACGCGGCACCCCGGCGATTCGTCGTTTGGTGGAGTTGATCGGCGAACCCTGA
- a CDS encoding DUF4870 domain-containing protein: protein MNAPVNVTPVESSHRLLNILSHGAWFLSAPILIPLVVYLVTKDDHTTVPAHAAEAFNFHLSWTIWCLLCVPLILLFGLGSLLIFLLGIAAFVLVIIAIVKAANDELYRYPLTIRFFNV from the coding sequence ATGAACGCTCCCGTCAACGTCACGCCCGTCGAATCCTCCCATCGCCTGCTCAATATCCTGAGCCACGGCGCCTGGTTCCTCAGCGCGCCGATACTGATCCCGCTGGTCGTCTACCTCGTCACCAAGGACGACCACACCACCGTGCCGGCCCACGCCGCCGAGGCGTTCAACTTCCACCTCAGCTGGACGATCTGGTGCCTGCTCTGCGTGCCGCTCATCCTCCTTTTCGGCCTCGGTTCGCTCCTCATTTTCCTGCTCGGCATCGCCGCGTTCGTGCTCGTCATCATCGCCATCGTCAAAGCCGCCAACGACGAGCTCTACCGTTACCCGCTCACGATCCGTTTCTTCAACGTCTGA
- a CDS encoding polyprenyl synthetase family protein, translated as MDVTNKLNSLVARVETGLDQHVPAADTRPARLHAAMRYSLEAGGKRLRPALLLSAAELGGLDGDEALPAAVAIECLHTYSLIHDDLPCMDNDDLRRGRPTVHKAYDEATALLAGDALLTHAFALLAEAYADRPALAHGLIRELAATAGSRRLIGGQMADLEGEAKGDATPEELEFIHLNKTAAMIETALVMGGLVAGFDVGQLDRLRTAGRHLGLAFQIVDDVLDVTSDTATMGKTVGKDEATEKTTYVRIHGLDASRRFITEQTDAAVAAFSALPGDSTFLQTLARNMASRAA; from the coding sequence ATGGATGTCACAAACAAATTAAACTCTCTGGTCGCCCGCGTCGAAACGGGCCTCGATCAACATGTTCCGGCAGCGGACACGCGCCCTGCCCGCCTGCACGCCGCCATGCGCTACAGCCTGGAGGCCGGCGGCAAGCGCCTGCGCCCCGCCCTGCTGCTCTCCGCCGCCGAACTCGGCGGCCTGGACGGCGACGAGGCCCTGCCCGCCGCCGTCGCCATCGAGTGCCTGCACACGTATTCGCTCATCCACGACGACCTACCCTGCATGGACAACGACGACCTGCGCCGCGGCCGTCCCACCGTGCACAAGGCCTACGACGAAGCCACCGCCCTGCTCGCCGGCGACGCGCTGCTCACCCACGCCTTTGCCCTGCTTGCCGAGGCTTACGCCGATCGGCCCGCCCTCGCCCATGGCCTCATCCGCGAACTCGCCGCGACCGCGGGCAGCCGACGCCTGATCGGCGGTCAAATGGCCGACCTCGAGGGCGAAGCCAAAGGCGACGCCACGCCGGAGGAACTCGAATTCATCCACCTCAACAAAACTGCCGCCATGATCGAAACCGCCCTCGTGATGGGCGGACTCGTGGCCGGTTTTGACGTCGGGCAACTCGACCGCCTGCGCACCGCCGGCCGGCACCTCGGACTCGCTTTCCAAATCGTCGACGACGTCCTCGATGTCACCTCCGACACCGCCACCATGGGCAAAACCGTGGGCAAGGACGAAGCGACCGAGAAGACCACCTACGTGCGTATCCACGGCTTGGATGCGTCGCGTCGCTTCATCACCGAGCAAACCGACGCCGCCGTGGCCGCGTTCTCCGCCCTGCCCGGCGACAGCACCTTCCTGCAGACGCTCGCCCGTAACATGGCCAGCCGGGCAGCGTAG
- a CDS encoding DUF4013 domain-containing protein, which yields MPTLELVCKRLFADSSWFIKSIVGALLLVVPIAHFLAFGYLYGLIERARRGDSVILPEWGEWRRLFFDGIAAFVIFLVLGVVPLAIAWMFTLPLRLLAYGAFVYLPMVPAVLIVGPLVVAGIYQYQKREEYRDAFRLPVLGAMLRAARGRFVLPTLALIGFVLAGYPLMTFTVFVGWACSWTYYAASFRFIEETRRGGVKI from the coding sequence ATGCCGACCCTAGAACTCGTTTGCAAACGCCTTTTCGCGGACTCCTCGTGGTTCATTAAGAGCATCGTAGGAGCCCTGCTGCTGGTGGTGCCCATCGCGCACTTCCTGGCCTTTGGCTACCTGTATGGGTTGATTGAGCGCGCCCGTCGGGGTGACTCGGTCATTTTGCCGGAATGGGGGGAGTGGCGCCGGCTGTTTTTTGATGGGATCGCCGCGTTTGTGATCTTTTTGGTGCTGGGCGTGGTGCCGTTGGCGATCGCCTGGATGTTCACGCTGCCGCTGCGTCTGCTGGCTTACGGTGCCTTTGTTTACCTCCCGATGGTGCCGGCGGTGCTCATCGTGGGGCCGTTGGTGGTGGCGGGCATTTACCAATACCAGAAGCGCGAGGAGTATCGGGATGCCTTCCGGCTGCCGGTGCTGGGCGCCATGCTGCGGGCGGCGCGCGGTCGTTTTGTGCTGCCGACCCTGGCGCTCATCGGCTTCGTGCTGGCGGGTTATCCGCTCATGACCTTCACCGTTTTTGTGGGCTGGGCGTGCAGCTGGACCTACTACGCCGCTTCCTTCCGCTTTATCGAAGAAACGCGCCGCGGTGGCGTGAAGATTTGA
- a CDS encoding FmdB family zinc ribbon protein: MPTYDYVCTKCEHEFEAFQSMKDEPLKTCPKCKKRALKRLVGGGSGLIFKGSGFYITDYKNKSSGGSEKSSAKDSGTAAKSTDAKAS, translated from the coding sequence ATGCCGACCTACGACTACGTCTGCACCAAGTGTGAACACGAATTTGAAGCGTTTCAGTCCATGAAGGACGAGCCGCTGAAAACCTGCCCGAAATGCAAGAAACGCGCGTTAAAGCGACTTGTTGGCGGCGGGTCCGGGCTAATCTTCAAGGGCTCGGGTTTCTACATCACCGACTACAAAAACAAGTCCAGCGGCGGCAGTGAGAAGTCGTCGGCCAAGGATTCCGGCACGGCCGCCAAATCGACCGACGCCAAGGCGTCCTGA
- a CDS encoding phosphotransacetylase family protein — MSSKTPSPSTNPFNLPALPLLTAPTNTQTERVFVAATRMNDGKTTTCLGLFAALQAHFPRVGFIKPIGQRFVKVEGRQIDEDSVLLDTIFKVRVPIESMSPVAIDGSFTRRYLTDPAETLPKLEDQICRAFDRVSWEKDFTLIEGTGHAGVGSVFDLSNARVAKLLRAKAILVCPGGIGRPVDEIALNKALFDKAGVEVVGAILNKVEEDKMEMVRDYAGRGLARLGVPLLGVLPIQPVLSHPNLSQIAEHISARWLNAEAGAARVRVERLVVGAMTAKGIVEHLERGTVIITPGDRDDILLAAISGAQLAPDDTIAGIILTNDIEPHPKLKELLSRTRIPVMTASGESYTVTSKINGMTVKTQPGDTDKIPVIKRLVQEHVGIPNLLEAMKR, encoded by the coding sequence ATGTCTAGCAAGACACCTTCTCCGTCCACCAACCCCTTTAATCTGCCCGCTCTGCCGCTGCTGACCGCCCCGACCAACACGCAAACCGAACGCGTGTTTGTGGCCGCGACCCGCATGAACGACGGCAAGACCACCACCTGCCTCGGCCTCTTCGCCGCGCTGCAGGCCCACTTCCCGCGCGTCGGTTTCATCAAGCCCATCGGGCAACGTTTCGTGAAGGTCGAAGGCCGCCAGATCGATGAGGACTCCGTGCTCCTCGACACCATTTTTAAGGTGCGCGTGCCGATCGAGAGCATGAGCCCCGTCGCCATCGACGGCAGCTTCACCCGCCGCTATCTCACCGACCCGGCCGAAACCCTGCCCAAACTCGAAGACCAAATCTGCCGCGCCTTTGACCGCGTCTCCTGGGAAAAGGACTTCACCCTCATCGAGGGCACCGGCCATGCCGGCGTCGGCAGCGTGTTCGACCTGTCCAACGCCCGCGTCGCCAAGCTACTGAGGGCTAAAGCCATCCTGGTCTGCCCCGGAGGCATCGGCCGCCCCGTCGATGAAATTGCCCTCAATAAGGCGCTGTTCGACAAGGCCGGCGTCGAGGTGGTGGGCGCCATCCTCAACAAGGTCGAGGAAGACAAAATGGAAATGGTGCGCGACTACGCCGGTCGCGGTCTCGCTCGCCTCGGCGTGCCCTTGCTCGGCGTCCTGCCGATCCAGCCGGTGCTGTCCCATCCCAATCTCTCGCAGATCGCCGAACACATCAGTGCCCGTTGGCTCAACGCCGAAGCCGGCGCAGCCCGCGTGCGCGTCGAACGCCTCGTCGTCGGCGCCATGACCGCCAAAGGCATCGTTGAACACCTCGAGCGCGGCACCGTCATCATCACCCCCGGCGACCGTGACGACATCCTGCTCGCCGCCATCTCCGGCGCCCAGCTCGCGCCCGACGACACCATCGCCGGCATCATTCTCACCAACGACATCGAGCCGCACCCGAAGCTGAAGGAGCTCCTCTCCCGCACTCGCATTCCCGTGATGACCGCCTCCGGCGAGAGCTACACCGTGACCTCCAAAATCAACGGCATGACGGTGAAAACGCAGCCGGGCGACACCGACAAGATTCCGGTCATCAAACGTCTCGTCCAAGAGCACGTGGGCATCCCCAACCTGCTCGAAGCCATGAAGCGCTGA
- a CDS encoding phosphate acyltransferase, translating into MPLLNRLAAKLQRHPKRVVFPEGADARIMQAARQWVTRRLGVPILLGDRTEMKRLAVRLDINIEGMRLLDPSRADDFEVFVHEFHQMRAAKGMTLEAAREAMSDNSTYATMMLLHAQADALVGGATQSASSALRPLFQIIPRLPHVRTASSLMILSFDEKPLGTHGALFMADCGVIPEPTADQLADIAISTGIIAHHLTNESPRIAMLSFASHGAATHPSVLKMREATRLARERAAAAKLDFEIDGEIQADAALDAYTAKAKHVESPVAGRANVLIFPDLNSGNIAFKLVQHIAGAATYGQIVTGLTKPAAEISRGSSAHDVFGAAVVCGLQAIDRDLLFPNS; encoded by the coding sequence ATGCCTCTGCTCAATCGACTTGCGGCCAAACTACAACGGCACCCGAAACGCGTCGTCTTCCCTGAAGGCGCCGATGCCCGCATCATGCAAGCGGCTCGCCAATGGGTGACCCGCCGCCTCGGCGTGCCGATCCTCCTCGGCGATCGCACCGAAATGAAGCGTCTCGCGGTGCGACTCGACATCAACATCGAGGGCATGCGCCTGTTGGATCCCTCCCGGGCCGACGACTTTGAGGTGTTCGTGCACGAGTTTCACCAGATGCGCGCCGCCAAGGGCATGACCCTCGAGGCCGCCCGCGAAGCGATGAGCGACAACAGCACCTACGCCACCATGATGCTGTTGCACGCCCAAGCCGACGCCCTCGTTGGTGGCGCCACCCAGAGCGCGTCGAGCGCCCTGCGTCCCCTCTTCCAAATCATCCCGCGTCTGCCGCACGTGCGCACCGCCTCGTCGCTCATGATTCTGAGTTTCGACGAAAAACCGCTCGGCACCCACGGCGCCCTCTTTATGGCCGATTGCGGTGTCATTCCCGAGCCGACCGCCGACCAATTGGCCGACATCGCCATCTCCACCGGCATCATCGCGCATCACCTCACCAACGAGTCGCCCCGCATCGCCATGCTCAGCTTCGCCTCCCACGGCGCGGCCACCCACCCCTCGGTGCTGAAGATGCGTGAAGCCACCCGACTCGCCCGCGAGCGCGCGGCCGCCGCCAAACTCGACTTCGAGATCGATGGCGAAATCCAGGCCGACGCCGCCCTCGACGCCTACACCGCCAAGGCCAAACACGTGGAGTCTCCCGTCGCCGGCCGCGCCAACGTGCTGATCTTTCCCGATCTGAACAGCGGCAACATCGCCTTCAAACTCGTGCAACACATCGCCGGGGCCGCCACCTACGGTCAGATCGTGACCGGGCTGACCAAACCCGCCGCCGAGATCAGTCGTGGTTCCAGCGCCCACGACGTGTTTGGCGCCGCCGTCGTCTGCGGCCTTCAAGCAATCGACCGCGACCTCCTCTTCCCCAACTCCTGA